AAGTTGGTGCCGATTTGAATCAGCACCGCGCCCACGAGCGCCGCGAGCGCGGGCAGCAGGCGCCCCACGCCGTTGCTGTACGCGAGCGCCGTGCCCACCAGCACCGGCACCGCGCCCGCCGTCAGCGTCTTCGGACGCACGGCCATCAGCCACGTCTTCAGCGTGGGCCGGGGACGCGCCGCATCGGGAGGAGTGCTCACCAGGGTTGTCACGAGTGGGTCGCCTCTCGCGCCAGGATGGCGTGTTCGAACTGCGGCGCTTCGTACCAGGGCGTCTGGAGGAACGAGAGCACTTCGCGCACGTACTCCTCCGGCGCCTCCAGGTGCGGGGCGTGGGTGACCCCGGCGAAGGCGTGGCGCCACACCACCGGCAGCTCCGCCGCCATGCGCCTCGCCAGGTTCGTGAACTTCACGTCCTGCTCTCCGGTGAGCAGCAGCGTGGGCAGACGCTGACGGTGCAGCGCGGGCCAGTAGTCCGGCTGCACGCCCAGGCCCAGGGTCTCCAGCGCTCCGGCCAGGCCCTGCGCCGTGCACGCCTTGCGGCGCTCGCGCAGCGCGGCCTGCTCCGGCTCCGGCAGGCGGCGCAGTCCGTCGAAGAGGGGCAGCGCCTCCCACCGCTCCACGAAGGCGTCCACGCCCTTCGCGCGGATGAAGTCCACGAGCTTCGCGTCGGCCTCGCGCCGCTCGGCGCGCTCCTGACGGCGGTGCAGCCCGGGCGAGCCGCTCTCCATGATCAGCCGGCCGAAGCACTCCGGCGCGCCCACCGCGGCGCCCAGCGCCACCCGCGCGCCCTGCGAATAGCCGAGCAGATCCACGTGGCCGCCCAGCTCATGCGCCAGCTGGACCACGGCGTCCACCGTCTCCAGGAACCCGTCGCGCCCCGCCTTCTCCGGCAGCGGCGTGCGGCCGTGGCCGGGCAGGTCCACCGCCACCACGCGCACGGAGCGGCCGAGCAGCGGACGCAGGTGCTCGAACGAAGCGCCGCTGCCGGTGAAGCCGTGCAGCGCCAGGAGCGTATGGGGGCCATCGCCCCAGATGTCATAAGCGAGCGTCACGCCCATGGTCCTTCTCCCAGTGCGGCGGCCATCCGCGCGAAGAGGTGTCGGTGCGCATCCACGTTGGTGGCCCGGTCCACCACGACCTCCACCAGGTGGAGGCCTCCCTCCAGCCCGGTGCGCACCGCCGCGCGCAGGGCCGCGGGCGTCGTGGGCCGCTCGAAGCGAGCACCCGCGAGCGCCGCCGCGTGCGACAGGTCCACGCCGTGCGGCGTGCCGAAGAGGGCCTCGAACTCGTCCGGCTTCGCCACCTGCGCCAGCGGCAGGAAGGAGAAGATGCCGCCGCCGTCGTTGTTCACCACCACGACCGTCAGGGGCACGCGCGCCCGCGCCGCGGAGACGAGCCCGCCCACGTCATGCAGGAGCGCCAGGTCGCCGGACAGGAGCACTGCGGGCCGTCCCGCCGCCGCGGCCATGCCCGCCGCGCTGGACACGATGCCGTCGATGCCGTTGGCCCCGCGGTTCGCCAGCACGCGCAGCGGCACGCCGCCACCGTGGGCGAACGCGTCCACCGCGCGGATGGGCATGCTGCTGGACACGAAGAAGAGCGCGTTCGCCGGCAGCGCCGCCACCACCTCGCGCGCCAGCCGGGGCTCGGTCAGCACGTCGGGCTGTTCGCCGAGCGCCTGCTCCAGCGCGTTGCGCGCCACCCGCTCCGCGTTGACGAAGTCCTGCGCCCAGCGGCCGGGGCCTCGCGACAGCCCTTTCGTCAGCGCACGGCACGCGAGCACCGCGTTGCCTTCCAGCACTCGCGTGGCCCGGTGCGCCGGGTCGTACAGCGCGCCCTCGTCGCTGAAGACGGTGATGTCCGCGCCGGAGGTGTCCAGCCACTGCTGCGGCGACTTGGGCGTCAGGCCTCCACCGAAGCGCAGCACCAGCTCCGGCGTGTGGCCGCGCGCGAACGGCTCATGGCGCAGGAGCGCGTCGTAGAGCGACACGGTCAGCGGGCCGCCTCCATAGCGCGCCTGCGACGTGGCCTCCGCGAGCACCGGGTAGCCCGTGGCCAGGCTCAGCGCGGTGATGGCCTCCGCGAAGCCGTCGTCCTCGTCGCGGGGGCCGCACACGATGACGCCGCGCCCGGTGGCGGCGATGCGCGTGCGCACGTCCTCCAGCGCCGCCGCATCCGGAGCCCGCGACGACTGCGCGATGAGGGTCAGGGGCGCGTCCGTCCGCCCCTCCCTCGCGAGCGCCGTCAGCTTCTCCGCGCCGAAGTCCTGCGCGATGGGCGCCAGCGGTTCGCGGAACGGCACGTTGAGCTGCACGGCGCCCCGGGGCGCGCGGCACGCGGTGCTCACCGCGCGGGCGGCCGTGGCGCGCAGGTGCGCGATGGCGGGGCTGCTCGCCTCGGGCATGCCCACGTCCGCGAACATCCTCGCGAAGTCACCGTAGAAGCGCGCCTGGGGCACCGTCTGCGGCGCGCCCCAGCCCTGCAGCTCCAGCGGCCGGTCCGCCGTGAGGATGATCAGCGGCACCTGGGCCATGGCCGCCTCGATGACGGCCGGGAAGAAGTGCGCGCCCGCGGAGCCGCTCGTCGCGACGAGCACCACCGGCTGACGCGACTGCTTCGCCATGCCCAGCGCGAAGAAGCCCGCGCTCCGCTCGTCGATGACGGACCAGACGCGCAGGCCCGGCGTGTGCGCGCAGGCGAGCGCCAGCGCGGACGAGCGCGAGCCCGGACACACCACCGCGTGCCGCGCGCCGCCCCGCACCAGCTCCTCCAGGAGCGCTCGCGACCACAGCACGTTGAGGTTGGCGTCCAGGGACATCACCGGCCCCCCAGCGCGCGCAACATCGCCAGACTCTTCATCTCCGTCTCCCGCCACTCGGACTCCGCGCTGGAGCCCGCGACGATGCCCGCGCCCACGAAGAGCCGGGCCTTCGCCCCGCGCACCAGCGCCGAGCGCAACGCCACCACCAGATGCGCACGCCCGGGGCCCACCCAGCCCACCGGTCCCGCGTACCAACCCCGGTCCAGCGACTCGTGCTCCACCAGGAACGACAGCGCGCGCTCGCGCGGCGTGCCGCCCACCGCGGGCGTGGGGTGCAGCGCCGTGACGACCTTCGCGGTGTCCACGCCGTCCGCCAGCTCCGCGCGGATGCCCGTGCGCAGGTGCACCACGTTCTTCAGCGCGAGCACCGACGGCTGCGCGTCCGCGGACACGCTCGCCGCCACCGGCGTCAGCGCCTGGAGGATGTAGCGCACCACCGCTTCATGCTCGCGCCGGTCCTTGTCGCTCGCGTCCAGCGCATCCGCGCCGCCCGGCGCCGCGGACCCCGCGAGCGCTTCCGTCTCCAGCCGGCGCCCGTCCACCCGGCACAGCGTCTCCGGCGTCGCGCCCAAAAAGCCCGTGCCGTCCGGCGCGCGGAAGAGGAACGTCGCGCAGCGCGGGTTCTGCTCGCGCAGCCGCGCCAGCACGTCCACCACGTCGAAGGGCTCCGGCCCCTCCGCCTCCAGCGCCCGCGCCAGCACCACCTTGTGCAACTGGCCCGCGCCAATGGCTTCCACCGCGCGGTCCACCAGCGCCTCGAAGTCCGGCCGCGACGAAGCCGTGCGCAGCGCGACCGGTGCGCCCACCGGGTGGCGATAGGACTGAGGGAAGGACGCTCGCACGCGCTCCAGCCGCGAGCGCACCACGTCCTCCGCGCCCGGCCCCTCCGGCGCGAAGACCGCGACCGCCAGCGCGCTGCCCTCGCGCCACACCAGCACCTCCGGCAGCGTCCAGCGCGCCAGCCCATGCGAGCGCCACTCGCCATCCACCGGCTGCGTGGGGCTGAAGCGCATGCCGCCGAACCAGGGGCCCGGCAACTGGGGAGACACCGCGTCCAGCCACCGCACGCTGTCGTGCCCGAGCGCGCCCAGCACCGCCGCCAGCTCGCCGGGCGCATGCGCCTCGAGCACGCCCGCCTCGCCCCACCCCGCCACCGCCTCGCGCGCCACCGGCCGCTCCCAATACACGGAAGGAACGCCGAGGCTGCCCGCCCCAGCCAACGGATCCACTCCGGGCAGGGGCATCATCCCGGCGACCCATCGCGGGCCCTCAGCGGGACTGAGCGGCGTCATCAGCCATTCTCCTGAACCTCGGGGGATGCGAGTGACATCACCTTCGATTGTCTTCTAAGCGATCTCGGCTATACATGCACCAAGGAGTTCAAAACCGCTTGAACTCCATGGAATCTGAATTCCAGTAACTCCAGCGAGGGAGCCGCCGTGGGAGGCCAGCAACCAGACGACCCAGCCGGGCGGCGTGACCCGGGTGCACACCGCGTCCTTCGCGCAGCGCGTCCAGCCGGAACCCGCGTCCAGGTGGGGGCCGTGGAGGTGGGCGGGCCCGGCTTCGTGGTGATGGCGGGGCCGTGCGCGGTGGAGGGCGCGGAGCAGCTGGAGCTGGCGGCCCGCGCGGTGGCGCAGGCGGGTGCGCACCTCTTGCGTGGGGGCGTGTTCAAGCCGCGCACCAGTCCGTACGCATTCCAGGGCATGGGGGAGCCGGGGCTGAAGCTGTTGGTGGACGCCGGACGGCGCCACGGACTGCCCATCATCAGTGAGGTGATGGAGACCGAACAACTTCCCCTCATGGCGCAGCACTCGGACATCCTCCAGGTGGGCGCGCGGAACATGCAGAACTTCGGGCTGCTGCGCGCGCTGGGGAAGCTGCGCAAGCCGGTGCTGCTCAAGCGCGGGCTGTCCGCCACGGTGCAGGAGTGGCTCAACGCCGCCGAGTACATCCTGGCGGGCGGCAACGAGCAGGTGATGTTGTGCGAGCGCGGCATCCGCACCTTCGAGACCGCGATGCGCAACACGCTGGACCTGGCCGCGGTGGCGTGGGCGAAGGAGCGCACGCACCTGCCGGTCATCGTGGATCCTTCGCACGCGACGGGCATCCCGTCGCTCATCGCTCCCATGTCGCTGGCGGCAGCGGCCTGCGGGGCGGATGGATTGTTGATTGAAGTCCACCCCCGGCCGGAGCAGGCGTTGTGCGACGGTCAGCAGGCGATGTCGCCCGGGGATTTCGCTACGTTGATGCAACGGCTGCCGGGCGTGCTCGCCGCGGTGGACCGTCACCTTTGGACGCCGGCGGGGCCGGCACAGATCGCGGGGGCGCGATGAGCACCGAAGTCCGTCAGATGTTCTCCTCCATCGCCACGCGCTACGACGTGACGAACGAAGTCCTCTCGCTCGGCATCCACCGGCTGTGGCGGCGCTCGGCGGTGAAGCTCAGCGGCGCGAAGGAAGGCAGCCACGTGCTGGACTGCGCGACCGGCACGGGCGACCTGGCGCTGGCGTTCAAGCGCAAGGTGGGCTCCACGGGCCGCGTGGTGGGCACGGACTTCTGCCCGGAGATGCTGGAGAGCGCGCCGGCCAAGGCGGCCAAGGCGGGCCTGGAGGTGGAGTTCCAGGTGCAGGACGCCATGGCGCTCACCCTGCCGGACAACACGTTCGACGTGGCGTCCATCTCCTTCGGCATCCGCAACGTGGATGATCCGGTGCAGTGCCTGAAGGAGATGGCGCGCGTGGTGCGTCCGGGAGGCCGCGTGGTGGTGCTGGAGTTCGGCCAGCCCACGGGCCCGTACGGTGCGCTGTTCCGCTTCTACAGCAAGACGGTGATGCCGGCGATTGGCGGCCTGCTCACGGGCAACCGCGCGGCGTACCAGTACCTGCCCCGCACCGCCGCGGCGTTCCCCGCCGGCGACCGATTCCTCTCCCTGATGGACCAGGCCGGCGCCTACTCCGAGCGCGCCGCCCACCCCCTGCTGTTTGGAACCGCCTACGTCTATGTTGGCACCGTCCGTTGAGGCACGACGCCTCCTTGTTTCTCAAGTCGTCGCGTCGGTAGACCCCAGACTCCAGCAGGCGCTCCAGGGGGCCCTCTCGTCCCCGGGGCCCTGCCCCCGCCCCGTGGGCGCGCAGACCGTCGTCATCGCGGGGCACCGCGCGGCCGGCAAGACGCGCCTGTTGCCGCTCGTCTCGAAGCTGCTCGGACGTCCTGGCCTGGACCTGGACGCGGAGCTGGAGCGCCGGCACGGGCGCCCGCTGCGCACCTGGGTCGCGGAGTCCCCCACCACCTTCCGCACCGCTGAGCGCGAGACGCTGGGCCTGCTGCCCCAAGGCAGCGTGGTGGCGGTGGGCGGCGGCTTCCTGTCGCACCATCCGGAAGCGCTCGCGGGGCACTTCACGCTCGTCGTCCCCGTCACCTTCGACACGTATCGCGAGCGGCTGATGGCGGACACCACGCGCCCGCGGCTGCGCACGGACGTGTCGCTGGAGGAAGAGCTCCACTCGCTGTTCCATGAACGCGAGGCGATGCACGCCCGCGTCCCCACCATCTCCCTGGCGGACTTCCTCCGGGGCTGTCTTGCCCAGGAGCCTGACTGATGGCCACCCGGCGCATCATCACCCTGCCCCCCACCCTCACCGGCGCGGACGCCGTGACCTTCGCGCGCGACGGCCTCAAGCGGGGCGCGGACGTCATCGAGGTGCGGACCGACCTGCACGCGCCCGGCGACATCGATCCGGACGCCCTCGCCCGCGTGATGCCGCTGCTCGTCTCCGAGCGGGGCAAGCCGCTGCCCTCGCCGTGGGTCCAGGCCGCGTGGCGCGTGGACCGCGACGTGGAGCGCGCGCAGGACATGGACGCGCCGCCGGGGAAGCTGCTCGCGTCGCACCACGCGGAAGGTCCGCTGACGACGGCGGAGGCGCTCAAGCGCTGGTCCCGCCCCATTCCGCCGGACGCGCTGGTGAAGCACGTGGAGCCCATGGACGGGCCCGCGCACCTGGACGTGCTGCTTCAGACGCAGGCCGCGCTGTCCCAGCGCTTCGGCGCCGAGCGCGTCACCGTGCTGGGCATGGGCCCCGTCGCCATCCCGGCGCGCGCGGTGCTCTCGCGAAGGAACGGCCTGGAGTACGTGGCCATGGGCGGCCCGTGGACGGCGGCCCCGGGACAGCGGCTTTTGGACGACGTGGTGCGCGAGCACCGCAAGGCGAAGGACCCGCACGCGCTGCGCCTGGGCATCCTGGGCACGGCCATTCCGCACTCGCGCTCGCCGCGCATCCACCGCCAGCCGTTTGATCGCATCGACCTGGCGGAGGACGCGCCGGTGGAGGCGGTGGTGGACGCGATGCTGCCGCACTACGCGGGCTTCGCCGTGACGAGCCCGTTCAAGATGCGGCTCGCGAAGCACACGGGCTCTTCGTTGGACGCCATCAACACGCTGGTGCGCCGGGGTTCGCGGTGGGAGTCCTTCAACACCGACACGGAAGGCGCCCGCGCGGTGCTGGAGCGCCTGGGCTCGAAGGTCGTGGCGGTGCTGGGCGACGGCGGCTCCACGCAGGCCCTGCGGCTGGTGGCCGCTGAACACGGACTTGCCCTGCGGGTCGTCAAGCGCGCGGAGATCCAAGCACCTCTGTCCGGGGATTGGGTCTGGACGTGGCCGGACCGCGTGGCCACCCCCGAAAACCTGAGATTCCAGGGGGCACGCGTGGCGGTGATCGCATACGGTGCGCCCGGCCGGCGCGTCGCCGCGGAGATCGTTCGCCGCGGGGGCACCCCTCTCCTGCTAGGTGCGGCGTGGTTCGTCGCCCAGGCCCGGCGGCAGCGACAACTCTGGGAAACGGCGACATGAATACCTTTGGCACCCTCTTCCGGTTGACCACCTTCGGCGAAAGCCATGGCCCCGCGCTGGGCTCCGTCATCGACGGCTGCCCCGCGGGCGTTCCGCTCACGCGCGAGATGATCCAGGCGGCGCTGGACCGCCGGCGTCCCGGGCAGTCCGCCCTGGTGACCCCGCGCAACGAGCCCGACACCGTGGAGATCCTCTCCGGCGTCTTCCAGGACAAGACGCTGGGCACGCCCATCGCGGCCATCGTGCGCAACGCGAACCAGCGCTCGCAGGACTACAACCAGCTGGCCAGCGTGGACCGGCCAGGCCATGCGGACGCCGTGTGGCGCGAGCGCTACAAGCACCGCGACCACCGGGGCGGCGGCCGCACCAGCGGACGTGAGACGCTCTGCCGCGTCATCGGCGGCGCCATCGCGGAGGCGTACCTCGCGCGCGACCTGCCCTCGATCAGCACCGTGGCCTACGTCTCCCAGGTAGGCGAGCTGGTCGCTCCCGTTCCGGCGCCGGGCCTCACCCGCGCCATGGTGGACGCGCACCCCACCCGCTGCCCGGATGAAGCCGTCCGTGAAGAGATGGCCCGTCAGATCCTCGCCGCGAAGGAGGCCGGGGACAGCCTGGGCGGCTCCATCGACGTGCGCGTGGAGGGCCTGCCCGTGGGCCTGGGCGAGCCCATCTTCGGCAAGCTCAAGGCGCTCATCGCGCAGGCGCTGGGCAGCATTGGCGCCGTCACCGGTGTCGTGTGGGGCCCGCCCGACCTGTTCCAGCGCATCGGCCAGCCCGGCACGAAGTTCCACGCCGTGAAGGACGCGTACGGCGGCATCCAGGGTGGGCTCGCGAATGGTGAGCCCATGCAGGTGCGCGCCTTCTTCAAGCCGCCCGCGACGCTGGCGGATCACGCCAAGGGCGGCCGTCACGACCCGTGCATCATGCCCCGCGCCGTCCCGGTGCTGGAGGCCATGGTGTCGCTCGTCATCGCCGACCTCGTCCAGCAACTCAACGCCCGCCCCCACTCCGCATGAGCCCGCTTCCTCCCGGTTCCTACAGCCCCCCCAACGATCGCTGGGGTTCCTTCACGAAGCTCGTCACCAGGCTGCCCGAGGGCAGCGTCGCCGTGGTGGACCGCACCGTCGCGCGCTTCCACCCCACGCTCATCCCCGCCATCGAGGCCCGCAAGCCGCGCGCCATCATCCAGCTGGTCGGCGGTGAGCGCGCCAAGAGCCTCATCTCGCTCCAGAAGGTGCTCGCGGGCGGCATCACGCTGCCGCGCTCCGGCACGCTCGTCGCCGTGGGCGGTGGCACCGTGGGCGACGTGGCCACCGTGGCCGCGCACCTGCTCAAGCGCGGCGTGCGGCTGCTGCAGGTGCCCACCACGCTGCTCGCGGCGGTGGACAGCAGCCTGGGCGGCAAGGGCGCGGTGGACCTCGTCGTGCGCGGCCGCGTGGTGAAGAACCCCGCGGGCGTCTTCCATTACGCGGATGAGACGTGGCTGTGCCCGGAGCTGTACGCCACGCTGTCCGACGCGCAGGTGCGCGAGGGCTCCATCGAGGCGTGGAAGATGGTCGCGTCGCTGGATGCGTCCCTCTTCAAGCGCTACGTGCGCACGCCGCCGAAGCTGGAGAAGCTGGTGAAGGACGCGCGCGGCCTGAAGGAAGGCGTCTGCGCGAAGGACCCTTACGAGCACCAGGGACTGCGCCGCGTGCTCAACTTCGGCCACACCTTCGGCCACGTGCTGGAGAGCCTGTCGCGCTTCAAGCTGTCACACGGCGACGCGGTGGGCCTGGGCATCCTCTGGGCCCTGGATGTGGGCCGGCACCTGGGCATCACCCCGGAGCCCGTGGCGCATGAGGTGGAGCGCGCGCTGGCCCGGGGCCCGGGCGTGCTCGGCCGCGACCGCGCCGCGGAGATCGCCCAGCGCGCGCCGCTGAAGGACGTGGTCGCGCTGCTGGACGCCGACAAGAAGGCCGGCGCCAACGGCGAGCTGCGCATGGTGCTGCTCACCGCCGTGGGCACCGCCGAAGTCGTGGATGTGATGCCGAAGACGTGGCGGGCCCTGTGGCCCGCCTGGACCCGTGGAGCCCGCCCTTGAGCCACGCCTCGCCGAGCCGCCTCACCGTCGACCCGAGCGCCTTGAGCGCCTCACCGCTCACCCCGCCCGTGTCGAAGTCGGACGCCCAGCGAGCCCTGGTGTTGGGACACCTCACGGGCGCCTGGCCGCTGCCGTCGGTGCAGGCGGAATCGGACGAGGACCTTCCCGCCGACGTGCGCGTGCTGCGCCGGGGTGTGGAGGCCCTGCGCCTTCCCCCTGGCCCCGTGCGCGACGTGGACTGCGCGGACGGCGGCGCCCCCTTTCGCATCCTCGTCACGCAGGCCGCGGTGACGCCCGGCGCGCGCGTGCGCTTCACCGGCACGCCCCGCCTGGGCGAGCGCCCGCACGGTCCGCTCTTCACGTCGCTGAAGCAGGCCCTGGGCCCCGCGGGCCTGACGCTCACCGAAGGCGCCCCGTGGCCGGTGGAGCTGCACGCGCCCCAGGACACCACGAAGCTCGCGCCGGTGTTCCGCGTGCCGGGCGCGCAGAGCAGCCAGTACGCCTCCAGCCTGCTCCTGGGCTGCGCGGAGCGCTTCCTCCGGGAGAAGCGCGCGTGGAGCGTGGAGATTGAAGGCTCGCTCACCAGCGCTGGCTACATGGACCTCACGGTGGCGTGGCTGCGCCGCTTCGGCTTCACCGTGGAACAGTCCGAAGGTCACTATTCCGTCACGGGTTATCAGGCGCCCGAATCCGTCCCATCACTGCCAGGCGACTGGTCCTCGCTGGGCTACCTGGTGCTCATCGCCTGGCGCACGGGCGGCACGGTGGAGCGCGCGGAGCCCCAGAGCGCCCACCCGGACCAGGCGATCCTCCGGCTGGCCGCTGAAGTGGGCTTGAAGATGCTCCCGTCGGGCGCGCCCAACACGTGGCGCTTCGAGGGCGAAGCCACGGGCGAGCTGCGCGCGACG
This DNA window, taken from Corallococcus coralloides DSM 2259, encodes the following:
- the menH gene encoding 2-succinyl-6-hydroxy-2,4-cyclohexadiene-1-carboxylate synthase — its product is MGVTLAYDIWGDGPHTLLALHGFTGSGASFEHLRPLLGRSVRVVAVDLPGHGRTPLPEKAGRDGFLETVDAVVQLAHELGGHVDLLGYSQGARVALGAAVGAPECFGRLIMESGSPGLHRRQERAERREADAKLVDFIRAKGVDAFVERWEALPLFDGLRRLPEPEQAALRERRKACTAQGLAGALETLGLGVQPDYWPALHRQRLPTLLLTGEQDVKFTNLARRMAAELPVVWRHAFAGVTHAPHLEAPEEYVREVLSFLQTPWYEAPQFEHAILAREATHS
- the menD gene encoding 2-succinyl-5-enolpyruvyl-6-hydroxy-3-cyclohexene-1-carboxylic-acid synthase; translated protein: MSLDANLNVLWSRALLEELVRGGARHAVVCPGSRSSALALACAHTPGLRVWSVIDERSAGFFALGMAKQSRQPVVLVATSGSAGAHFFPAVIEAAMAQVPLIILTADRPLELQGWGAPQTVPQARFYGDFARMFADVGMPEASSPAIAHLRATAARAVSTACRAPRGAVQLNVPFREPLAPIAQDFGAEKLTALAREGRTDAPLTLIAQSSRAPDAAALEDVRTRIAATGRGVIVCGPRDEDDGFAEAITALSLATGYPVLAEATSQARYGGGPLTVSLYDALLRHEPFARGHTPELVLRFGGGLTPKSPQQWLDTSGADITVFSDEGALYDPAHRATRVLEGNAVLACRALTKGLSRGPGRWAQDFVNAERVARNALEQALGEQPDVLTEPRLAREVVAALPANALFFVSSSMPIRAVDAFAHGGGVPLRVLANRGANGIDGIVSSAAGMAAAAGRPAVLLSGDLALLHDVGGLVSAARARVPLTVVVVNNDGGGIFSFLPLAQVAKPDEFEALFGTPHGVDLSHAAALAGARFERPTTPAALRAAVRTGLEGGLHLVEVVVDRATNVDAHRHLFARMAAALGEGPWA
- a CDS encoding isochorismate synthase; this encodes MTPLSPAEGPRWVAGMMPLPGVDPLAGAGSLGVPSVYWERPVAREAVAGWGEAGVLEAHAPGELAAVLGALGHDSVRWLDAVSPQLPGPWFGGMRFSPTQPVDGEWRSHGLARWTLPEVLVWREGSALAVAVFAPEGPGAEDVVRSRLERVRASFPQSYRHPVGAPVALRTASSRPDFEALVDRAVEAIGAGQLHKVVLARALEAEGPEPFDVVDVLARLREQNPRCATFLFRAPDGTGFLGATPETLCRVDGRRLETEALAGSAAPGGADALDASDKDRREHEAVVRYILQALTPVAASVSADAQPSVLALKNVVHLRTGIRAELADGVDTAKVVTALHPTPAVGGTPRERALSFLVEHESLDRGWYAGPVGWVGPGRAHLVVALRSALVRGAKARLFVGAGIVAGSSAESEWRETEMKSLAMLRALGGR
- the aroF gene encoding 3-deoxy-7-phosphoheptulonate synthase translates to MGGQQPDDPAGRRDPGAHRVLRAARPAGTRVQVGAVEVGGPGFVVMAGPCAVEGAEQLELAARAVAQAGAHLLRGGVFKPRTSPYAFQGMGEPGLKLLVDAGRRHGLPIISEVMETEQLPLMAQHSDILQVGARNMQNFGLLRALGKLRKPVLLKRGLSATVQEWLNAAEYILAGGNEQVMLCERGIRTFETAMRNTLDLAAVAWAKERTHLPVIVDPSHATGIPSLIAPMSLAAAACGADGLLIEVHPRPEQALCDGQQAMSPGDFATLMQRLPGVLAAVDRHLWTPAGPAQIAGAR
- the ubiE gene encoding bifunctional demethylmenaquinone methyltransferase/2-methoxy-6-polyprenyl-1,4-benzoquinol methylase UbiE produces the protein MSTEVRQMFSSIATRYDVTNEVLSLGIHRLWRRSAVKLSGAKEGSHVLDCATGTGDLALAFKRKVGSTGRVVGTDFCPEMLESAPAKAAKAGLEVEFQVQDAMALTLPDNTFDVASISFGIRNVDDPVQCLKEMARVVRPGGRVVVLEFGQPTGPYGALFRFYSKTVMPAIGGLLTGNRAAYQYLPRTAAAFPAGDRFLSLMDQAGAYSERAAHPLLFGTAYVYVGTVR
- a CDS encoding shikimate kinase — its product is MGAQTVVIAGHRAAGKTRLLPLVSKLLGRPGLDLDAELERRHGRPLRTWVAESPTTFRTAERETLGLLPQGSVVAVGGGFLSHHPEALAGHFTLVVPVTFDTYRERLMADTTRPRLRTDVSLEEELHSLFHEREAMHARVPTISLADFLRGCLAQEPD
- a CDS encoding shikimate 5-dehydrogenase, giving the protein MATRRIITLPPTLTGADAVTFARDGLKRGADVIEVRTDLHAPGDIDPDALARVMPLLVSERGKPLPSPWVQAAWRVDRDVERAQDMDAPPGKLLASHHAEGPLTTAEALKRWSRPIPPDALVKHVEPMDGPAHLDVLLQTQAALSQRFGAERVTVLGMGPVAIPARAVLSRRNGLEYVAMGGPWTAAPGQRLLDDVVREHRKAKDPHALRLGILGTAIPHSRSPRIHRQPFDRIDLAEDAPVEAVVDAMLPHYAGFAVTSPFKMRLAKHTGSSLDAINTLVRRGSRWESFNTDTEGARAVLERLGSKVVAVLGDGGSTQALRLVAAEHGLALRVVKRAEIQAPLSGDWVWTWPDRVATPENLRFQGARVAVIAYGAPGRRVAAEIVRRGGTPLLLGAAWFVAQARRQRQLWETAT
- the aroC gene encoding chorismate synthase encodes the protein MNTFGTLFRLTTFGESHGPALGSVIDGCPAGVPLTREMIQAALDRRRPGQSALVTPRNEPDTVEILSGVFQDKTLGTPIAAIVRNANQRSQDYNQLASVDRPGHADAVWRERYKHRDHRGGGRTSGRETLCRVIGGAIAEAYLARDLPSISTVAYVSQVGELVAPVPAPGLTRAMVDAHPTRCPDEAVREEMARQILAAKEAGDSLGGSIDVRVEGLPVGLGEPIFGKLKALIAQALGSIGAVTGVVWGPPDLFQRIGQPGTKFHAVKDAYGGIQGGLANGEPMQVRAFFKPPATLADHAKGGRHDPCIMPRAVPVLEAMVSLVIADLVQQLNARPHSA
- a CDS encoding 3-dehydroquinate synthase, whose translation is MSPLPPGSYSPPNDRWGSFTKLVTRLPEGSVAVVDRTVARFHPTLIPAIEARKPRAIIQLVGGERAKSLISLQKVLAGGITLPRSGTLVAVGGGTVGDVATVAAHLLKRGVRLLQVPTTLLAAVDSSLGGKGAVDLVVRGRVVKNPAGVFHYADETWLCPELYATLSDAQVREGSIEAWKMVASLDASLFKRYVRTPPKLEKLVKDARGLKEGVCAKDPYEHQGLRRVLNFGHTFGHVLESLSRFKLSHGDAVGLGILWALDVGRHLGITPEPVAHEVERALARGPGVLGRDRAAEIAQRAPLKDVVALLDADKKAGANGELRMVLLTAVGTAEVVDVMPKTWRALWPAWTRGARP
- a CDS encoding 3-phosphoshikimate 1-carboxyvinyltransferase, whose protein sequence is MSHASPSRLTVDPSALSASPLTPPVSKSDAQRALVLGHLTGAWPLPSVQAESDEDLPADVRVLRRGVEALRLPPGPVRDVDCADGGAPFRILVTQAAVTPGARVRFTGTPRLGERPHGPLFTSLKQALGPAGLTLTEGAPWPVELHAPQDTTKLAPVFRVPGAQSSQYASSLLLGCAERFLREKRAWSVEIEGSLTSAGYMDLTVAWLRRFGFTVEQSEGHYSVTGYQAPESVPSLPGDWSSLGYLVLIAWRTGGTVERAEPQSAHPDQAILRLAAEVGLKMLPSGAPNTWRFEGEATGELRATGKECPDLLPTLAALACVLPRPTTLSDVGILRVKESDRLEGIRTLVAAYGGTTELSAGADSETLRILPPKVKPARFTMDSRGDHRLAMSAATLCVLSGVPLDLTGPECVEKSFPGFWRQLARAGVRYS